From a single Agrobacterium tumefaciens genomic region:
- the ileS gene encoding isoleucine--tRNA ligase produces MSDTAEKLDYSATLYLPQTDFPMRAGLPQKEPETVKRWQEMGLYKRLRASAAGREKFVLHDGPPYANGNIHIGHALNKILKDVITRSFQMRGYDANYVPGWDCHGLPIEWKIEEAYRAKGKNKDEVPVNEFRKECRDFAAGWIKVQSEEFKRLGIEGDFENPYTTMNFHAEARIAGELLKIARTGQLYRGSKPIMWSVVERTALAEAEVEYADVESDMIWVKFPVVDAASVLAGASVVIWTTTPWTIPGNRAIAFSSRVEYGLFEVESAQNDFGPQPGEKLIFAKKLADEAAAKAKLTFKLVRDVKTEELAAITCAHPLASLGYDFPVPLLDGDHVTDDAGTGFVHTAPSHGREDFDVWTAHQRELEARGVSSAIPFPVGDDGFYTEDAPGFGPSAEGGAARVMDDNGKKGDANDRVIKALIAANNLFARGRLKHSYPHSWRSKKPVIFRNTPQWFVYMDKELGDGTTLRSRSLSAIDQTRFVPASGQNRLRAMIEGRPDWVLSRQRSWGVPIAVFADEKGEVLVDEAVNARILEAFEAEGADAWFAEGAKQRFLGNDHDHEKWLQVMDILDVWFDSGCTHTFTLEDRPDMKWPADVYLEGSDQHRGWFHSSLLESCATRGRAPYNAVVTHGFTMDEKGEKMSKSKGNVVSPQEVMKDAGADILRLWVMTTDYWDDQRLGKAIIQTNVDAYRKLRNTIRWMLGTLAHYKGEEIAYDDLPELEKLVLHRLADLDKVVREGYDGFEFKKIARALVDFSNVELSAFYFDIRKDTLYCDAPSSLKRRASLSVIAKLFDCLVSWLAPMLPFTTEEAWLSRYPDAESVHLVQFPEIPAEWKNDALEAKWDKIRKVRTVVTGALEVERREKRIGSSLEAAPVVHIADADLLAALNGQDFAEICITSAISVVGDEGPADGFRLPEVAKVVVEQKLAEGAKCARSWRITTDVGSDPQYPDVSARDAAALRELATLA; encoded by the coding sequence ATGAGCGACACCGCAGAAAAACTCGACTATTCCGCCACCCTCTATCTGCCGCAGACGGATTTTCCGATGCGCGCTGGCCTGCCGCAAAAAGAACCGGAAACGGTGAAGCGCTGGCAGGAGATGGGCCTTTACAAGCGCCTGCGCGCCTCCGCCGCCGGCCGCGAAAAATTCGTGCTGCATGACGGCCCGCCCTATGCCAACGGCAACATCCACATCGGCCACGCGCTCAACAAGATCCTGAAGGACGTCATCACCCGCTCGTTCCAGATGCGCGGTTACGACGCCAATTACGTGCCGGGCTGGGATTGCCATGGCCTGCCGATCGAATGGAAGATCGAGGAAGCCTATCGCGCCAAGGGCAAGAACAAGGACGAGGTTCCGGTCAACGAATTCCGCAAGGAATGCCGTGACTTCGCGGCCGGCTGGATCAAGGTTCAGTCGGAAGAGTTCAAGCGCCTCGGCATCGAGGGCGACTTCGAAAACCCCTATACGACGATGAACTTCCACGCCGAAGCCCGCATCGCCGGCGAACTCCTGAAGATCGCCCGCACCGGCCAGCTTTATCGCGGCTCGAAGCCCATCATGTGGTCGGTGGTCGAGCGCACGGCGCTGGCGGAAGCCGAAGTCGAATATGCCGATGTCGAGAGCGACATGATCTGGGTGAAGTTCCCGGTCGTGGATGCGGCTTCTGTGCTAGCTGGTGCCTCCGTCGTCATCTGGACGACGACGCCGTGGACCATCCCCGGCAACCGCGCCATCGCGTTCTCTTCGCGGGTCGAATACGGCCTGTTCGAAGTCGAAAGCGCGCAGAATGATTTCGGCCCGCAGCCGGGTGAAAAGCTGATCTTCGCCAAGAAGCTTGCCGATGAGGCCGCGGCCAAGGCGAAGCTGACCTTCAAGCTCGTTCGCGATGTCAAAACCGAAGAACTGGCCGCCATCACCTGCGCCCATCCTTTGGCGTCGCTTGGTTACGATTTCCCGGTTCCGCTTCTCGATGGCGACCACGTCACCGACGATGCCGGTACGGGTTTCGTGCACACCGCGCCGAGCCATGGCCGCGAGGACTTTGACGTATGGACCGCGCATCAGCGCGAGCTGGAAGCGCGTGGCGTTTCGTCGGCCATCCCGTTCCCGGTTGGCGATGACGGTTTCTACACCGAAGACGCTCCCGGTTTCGGGCCATCTGCCGAAGGTGGTGCTGCCCGCGTCATGGACGATAACGGCAAGAAGGGCGATGCCAATGATCGTGTCATCAAGGCGCTGATCGCTGCCAATAACCTGTTTGCCCGTGGCCGTCTGAAGCACAGCTATCCGCATAGCTGGCGCTCCAAGAAGCCGGTCATCTTCCGCAACACGCCGCAATGGTTCGTCTATATGGACAAGGAACTGGGCGACGGCACGACGCTGCGTTCGCGCTCCTTGAGTGCCATCGACCAGACCCGCTTCGTTCCGGCCTCCGGGCAGAACCGCCTGCGCGCCATGATCGAAGGCCGGCCCGACTGGGTCCTGTCGCGCCAGCGCAGCTGGGGCGTGCCGATCGCCGTCTTCGCCGATGAGAAGGGCGAGGTTCTGGTCGATGAGGCCGTCAACGCCCGCATCCTCGAGGCTTTCGAGGCCGAAGGTGCTGACGCCTGGTTCGCCGAAGGCGCCAAACAGCGCTTCCTCGGCAATGACCACGACCACGAAAAGTGGCTGCAGGTCATGGATATCCTCGACGTGTGGTTCGATAGCGGCTGCACCCATACCTTCACGCTGGAAGACCGCCCGGACATGAAGTGGCCGGCGGACGTCTATCTCGAAGGTTCCGACCAGCATCGCGGCTGGTTCCATTCGTCGCTGCTCGAAAGCTGCGCGACGCGCGGCCGTGCGCCTTACAACGCCGTTGTCACCCATGGTTTCACCATGGATGAGAAGGGCGAGAAGATGTCCAAGTCCAAGGGCAACGTGGTCTCGCCACAGGAAGTCATGAAGGACGCCGGTGCCGATATCCTGCGCCTGTGGGTCATGACCACCGATTATTGGGATGACCAACGCCTCGGCAAGGCCATCATCCAGACCAATGTCGATGCCTATCGCAAGCTGCGCAACACCATCCGCTGGATGCTCGGCACGCTCGCCCATTATAAGGGCGAGGAGATCGCCTATGACGATCTGCCCGAGCTGGAAAAGCTGGTGCTGCACCGTCTGGCCGATCTGGATAAGGTTGTGCGCGAAGGTTATGACGGTTTCGAGTTCAAGAAAATCGCCCGCGCGCTGGTGGATTTCTCGAATGTCGAGCTTTCCGCCTTCTATTTCGACATCCGCAAGGACACGCTTTATTGCGACGCGCCGTCGTCGCTGAAGCGCCGGGCATCGCTGTCGGTCATCGCGAAACTGTTCGACTGCCTCGTTTCGTGGCTGGCGCCGATGCTGCCCTTCACGACGGAAGAAGCGTGGCTGTCGCGTTATCCGGATGCGGAATCGGTGCATCTTGTCCAGTTCCCGGAAATCCCGGCGGAATGGAAGAACGATGCTCTTGAAGCCAAGTGGGACAAGATCCGCAAGGTCCGCACGGTCGTGACAGGCGCCCTGGAAGTCGAGCGCCGTGAAAAGCGCATCGGCTCCTCGCTTGAGGCGGCCCCCGTCGTGCACATCGCCGATGCCGATCTTCTGGCGGCGCTGAACGGGCAGGATTTCGCCGAAATCTGCATCACCTCGGCCATCTCGGTGGTGGGTGATGAAGGCCCGGCCGATGGCTTCCGTCTGCCGGAAGTGGCGAAGGTCGTGGTCGAACAGAAGCTGGCGGAAGGTGCAAAATGCGCCCGCTCCTGGCGCATCACCACCGATGTCGGCTCCGATCCGCAATATCCTGACGTATCGGCCCGCGATGCGGCGGCACTGCGCGAGCTTGCCACCCTGGCATGA
- a CDS encoding nucleoside deaminase yields MAERTHFMELALSEARAAAERQEVPIGAVLVLDGRVIASSGNRTRELNDVTAHAEIAVIRMACEALEQERLPGADLYVTLEPCTMCAAAISFARIRRLYYGAQDPKGGAVESGVRFFSQPTCHHAPDVYSGLAESESADILRQFFRDKRLED; encoded by the coding sequence ATGGCCGAAAGGACGCATTTCATGGAGCTGGCGCTTTCGGAAGCCCGTGCCGCGGCTGAGCGGCAGGAGGTTCCGATCGGCGCCGTGCTGGTTCTGGACGGTCGGGTCATTGCCAGTTCCGGCAATCGCACCCGTGAACTGAACGATGTGACGGCGCACGCCGAAATCGCCGTGATCCGCATGGCATGCGAGGCGCTGGAACAGGAACGCCTGCCCGGTGCCGATCTTTACGTAACGCTGGAGCCCTGCACCATGTGCGCGGCGGCGATCTCATTTGCTCGCATTCGCCGTCTCTATTACGGCGCGCAGGACCCGAAGGGTGGCGCGGTGGAGAGTGGCGTGCGCTTCTTCAGCCAGCCGACATGCCACCATGCGCCGGATGTCTATTCGGGACTGGCGGAAAGCGAAAGTGCTGACATTCTGCGGCAGTTCTTTCGCGACAAACGTCTCGAGGATTGA
- a CDS encoding pseudouridine synthase, with protein MTFKDKPKRDGGKTFSRDNKPKGPGKPAAEREKKPVEAKAAPAQEAVIGTKPERISKIMARAGVASRRDVERMIMEGRVSLNGVKLDSPVVNATLSDKIEVDGMPIRGAERTRLWLYHKPAGLVTTNSDPEGRPTVFDNLPGELPRVLSIGRLDINTEGLLLLTNDGGLSRVLELPTTGWLRRYRVRAHGEVDQAALDKLKDGIAVDGVLYGAIDATLDRTQGHNVWITMGLREGKNREIKNVLGALGLEVNRLIRISYGPFQLGDLPEGKVLEVRGRMLRDQLGPRLIEEAGANFDAPIYNTSVDDEDEAPAKRAKSEWAKSDAPEGRPRFDKAAGKPEDRREKALGRLDTKRGDKPAGKFGAKPAGKFGGKGRSEDDGEERRSPRQPVGTNRTANVWMAPGAKPTRDGKERKSSARAEAENLFKKPSAQEEARRSVVRHADEEGEWIRSEPAREDDRGHGRGERPARGEKSFGDRGGRGGKSFGDRPSGGKSFGDRPFRDRPREDGDRPRGERPARSGAKSFGDRPARGDKPFGDRPFRDRPREDGDRPRSDRPRGEKSFGDRTARGEKPFSERPFRDKPREEGDRPRGERPFGDKPRGGKPAGKPGGRPASGKPSFGKSGERGERSGFSGKGKGPGGNSPGGGKPGGKGPGGKPSGGRGMTRNADRRR; from the coding sequence ATGACTTTTAAAGACAAGCCGAAGCGTGACGGCGGCAAGACATTTAGCCGCGACAACAAGCCGAAAGGCCCCGGCAAACCCGCTGCAGAACGCGAAAAGAAACCGGTGGAAGCCAAGGCGGCGCCGGCACAGGAAGCCGTCATCGGCACCAAGCCCGAGCGTATTTCCAAGATCATGGCGCGCGCTGGCGTCGCTTCGCGACGCGATGTCGAGCGCATGATCATGGAAGGCCGGGTCTCGCTGAACGGCGTCAAGCTGGATAGCCCGGTGGTCAACGCCACGCTTTCCGACAAGATCGAAGTGGACGGCATGCCGATTCGCGGCGCCGAGCGCACGCGCCTGTGGCTTTACCACAAGCCTGCCGGCCTGGTGACGACCAACTCCGACCCGGAAGGTCGCCCGACTGTTTTCGACAATCTGCCGGGTGAATTGCCGCGTGTGCTCTCCATCGGTCGTCTCGATATCAACACCGAAGGCCTGCTGCTGCTGACCAATGACGGCGGCCTTTCCCGTGTGCTGGAACTGCCGACCACCGGCTGGCTGCGCCGTTACCGCGTGCGCGCCCATGGTGAGGTCGATCAGGCCGCACTCGACAAGCTGAAGGACGGCATCGCCGTCGACGGTGTGCTTTACGGCGCGATCGACGCGACGCTCGACCGTACCCAGGGCCACAATGTCTGGATCACCATGGGTCTGCGCGAAGGCAAGAATCGCGAAATCAAGAACGTGCTCGGCGCGCTTGGTCTCGAGGTCAACCGCCTGATCCGTATCTCCTATGGTCCGTTCCAGCTTGGCGATCTACCCGAGGGCAAGGTGCTTGAAGTGCGCGGCCGCATGCTGCGCGATCAGCTTGGCCCGCGCCTGATCGAAGAGGCCGGCGCCAATTTCGACGCGCCGATCTACAATACATCCGTCGATGACGAGGACGAAGCGCCAGCCAAGCGCGCCAAGTCCGAATGGGCAAAGAGCGACGCGCCGGAAGGCAGGCCGCGTTTCGACAAGGCAGCCGGAAAGCCGGAAGACCGCCGCGAAAAGGCGCTCGGACGTCTGGACACCAAACGTGGCGACAAGCCTGCGGGCAAGTTTGGCGCGAAGCCCGCCGGGAAATTCGGTGGCAAGGGCCGCAGCGAGGATGATGGCGAAGAGCGCCGCAGCCCCCGCCAGCCGGTGGGCACGAACCGGACGGCCAATGTCTGGATGGCGCCCGGCGCAAAGCCAACGCGTGACGGCAAGGAGCGCAAGTCGTCCGCCCGCGCTGAGGCCGAAAACCTGTTCAAGAAGCCTTCCGCTCAGGAAGAGGCGCGCCGCAGCGTCGTGCGCCATGCCGATGAAGAGGGTGAATGGATCCGCTCCGAACCCGCCCGCGAGGATGATCGTGGCCACGGCCGCGGCGAGCGCCCGGCGCGCGGTGAAAAGAGCTTTGGCGATCGCGGTGGACGCGGCGGCAAATCTTTTGGCGACCGGCCCTCTGGCGGCAAATCCTTTGGCGACAGGCCTTTCAGGGATCGCCCCCGCGAAGACGGCGACCGCCCGCGTGGCGAGCGCCCGGCACGCAGCGGCGCAAAGAGCTTCGGGGATCGTCCCGCGCGCGGCGACAAACCCTTCGGTGACCGTCCGTTCAGGGACCGGCCTCGCGAAGATGGTGATCGCCCGCGCAGCGACCGTCCGCGTGGCGAGAAGAGTTTTGGCGATCGTACCGCGCGTGGTGAAAAGCCATTCAGCGAACGTCCGTTCCGTGACAAGCCCCGCGAAGAGGGGGATCGTCCACGCGGCGAGCGGCCTTTCGGCGACAAACCGCGTGGTGGCAAGCCGGCTGGAAAGCCGGGCGGCAGGCCCGCATCAGGCAAGCCGTCCTTTGGCAAATCGGGCGAGCGTGGCGAACGTTCGGGTTTTTCGGGTAAAGGTAAAGGCCCCGGTGGCAATAGCCCCGGCGGCGGCAAGCCGGGTGGCAAAGGCCCGGGTGGCAAACCTTCTGGTGGCAGGGGAATGACACGTAATGCGGATCGTAGGCGGTGA
- the rsmD gene encoding 16S rRNA (guanine(966)-N(2))-methyltransferase RsmD — MRIVGGEFRGRNLAAPKTNSIRPTIDRTRESLFNILSHAYPESLDGTRVLDVFAGTGAVGLEALSRGCRVALFVENGVEGRGLLWENIDALGLHGRARILRRDATKLGGVNNIEPFDLLFADPPYGQGHGEKAFAAAHGGGWLTPGALAILEERGDVAVTVDAAFKPLESRIFGDTKMHFYRYEP, encoded by the coding sequence ATGCGGATCGTAGGCGGTGAGTTCCGCGGCCGGAATCTGGCCGCGCCGAAAACAAATTCCATTCGTCCGACCATCGACAGGACGCGGGAAAGCCTCTTCAACATTCTGAGCCATGCCTATCCGGAAAGTCTTGACGGTACGCGCGTTCTGGATGTTTTCGCCGGAACCGGGGCGGTGGGGCTGGAAGCTCTGTCGCGCGGCTGTCGTGTGGCGCTCTTCGTCGAAAATGGCGTCGAGGGCAGGGGGCTGCTCTGGGAAAATATCGATGCGCTGGGGCTGCACGGCCGTGCCCGCATCCTGCGGCGTGACGCCACCAAGCTGGGCGGCGTCAACAATATCGAGCCCTTCGATCTTCTCTTCGCCGATCCGCCCTATGGGCAGGGCCATGGCGAGAAGGCTTTTGCCGCAGCCCATGGCGGCGGCTGGCTGACGCCCGGCGCGCTTGCCATTCTGGAGGAGCGCGGCGATGTTGCGGTAACCGTCGATGCGGCGTTCAAACCGCTCGAAAGCCGTATCTTCGGCGACACGAAAATGCATTTCTACCGCTATGAGCCCTGA
- a CDS encoding patatin-like phospholipase family protein — MDQGVNESVTIVRAGEDVLEGDGAGGHEPTFGLALGGGGARGICHINVVEAFDELGIRPVALSGSSIGSIIGAGMAAGMSGREIREYTLELMGRKGSVANRLWSLGPASMRHAVDGFRLGQFNLELILHALMPQALPKDFSELAIPLKVITTDYYAQTEVVVESGEIIQALAASAAIPALFMPVRIDGRIMIDGGIFNPVPYEHLLDHADIVIGVDVVGGPEGDGTTMPNRLDSLFGASQLMMQAAIALKLRLRPPHIFLRPPVHRFGVLDFLKSEEVLNASASIKDDLKRQIEMQVELFHRGQGVEA, encoded by the coding sequence ATGGACCAGGGTGTAAACGAGAGTGTCACGATCGTGCGTGCCGGGGAAGATGTCCTCGAAGGCGACGGCGCGGGCGGCCATGAGCCGACATTCGGACTGGCGCTCGGCGGTGGTGGCGCGCGCGGCATCTGCCACATCAACGTCGTCGAGGCCTTCGACGAACTCGGCATTCGGCCGGTGGCGTTGTCCGGCTCCTCCATCGGCTCCATAATCGGCGCGGGCATGGCGGCCGGCATGAGCGGCCGGGAAATCCGCGAATACACTCTTGAGCTCATGGGACGGAAGGGCTCGGTGGCAAACCGGCTCTGGAGCCTTGGGCCCGCATCCATGCGCCATGCGGTCGATGGTTTTCGCCTCGGGCAGTTCAATCTCGAACTCATCCTGCACGCCCTGATGCCGCAGGCGCTGCCGAAGGATTTTTCGGAGCTTGCGATCCCGCTGAAGGTAATAACGACAGATTATTACGCTCAGACCGAAGTGGTGGTGGAAAGCGGCGAGATCATTCAGGCGCTGGCGGCGTCCGCTGCCATTCCGGCGCTGTTCATGCCGGTGCGTATCGATGGCCGCATCATGATCGATGGCGGCATTTTTAATCCCGTTCCTTACGAACATCTGCTGGATCATGCCGATATCGTCATCGGCGTCGATGTGGTCGGCGGCCCGGAAGGTGACGGCACCACCATGCCTAACCGTCTGGACAGCCTGTTCGGCGCCAGCCAGCTGATGATGCAGGCGGCGATTGCCCTGAAACTCAGATTACGCCCGCCACACATCTTCCTGCGTCCGCCGGTGCACCGCTTCGGCGTGCTGGATTTTCTGAAGTCCGAAGAGGTGCTGAACGCCTCCGCCAGCATCAAGGACGATCTGAAACGGCAGATTGAAATGCAGGTGGAGCTGTTTCATCGCGGGCAGGGCGTGGAGGCCTGA
- a CDS encoding monovalent cation:proton antiporter-2 (CPA2) family protein — MTEHDALFSEPLLLLAGAVVAASVFRKLGLGTVLGYLVAGIIIGPFLHLVTDAKDIFNVSELGVVFLLFIIGLELKPSRIWQMRRDILGLGLAQVLVTGSVLAAIAWWAGLIDARGSLVAGFGLALSSTAFALQILEDDGDMNTRHGNRSFSILLFQDLAIVPLLALVTILSNRPDVASDSMVYDLVASVVAVAGMVLAGRFLLTPMFQIIARTGAREVMIAAALFVVIGAAAVMEAVGLSMGMGALLAGLMLSESSYRHELEADIEPFRGLLLALFFMAVGMSLHVKIVYEHILLILIAVPAMMAVKAALIYSLCRIAGSSRYASSRIALLLAQGGEFGFVLFTTAAASGLFPQATASILVAVVTLSMALTPLLAVISRRLTAEDAAEDTLDEDFDGAGADVLMIGFSRFGQIASQILLAGGRDVTVIDSSADRVRQAARFGFRIFFGDGTRKDVLIAAGIERADLVAVCTHKKEVTDRIIDMIQSEFPSVRIYARSYDRVHSLDLRKKGVEYELRETLESGLLFGRRILEGLDMDGERALAISDDIRERDEERLQLQAVEGLAAGRQMLHNKPVREVKPEPLMKPKNKAEKREEEEEDLEDSETEVSL; from the coding sequence ATGACCGAGCACGATGCTCTCTTTTCCGAACCCTTGCTGCTTCTGGCCGGAGCGGTCGTCGCGGCCTCGGTTTTCCGCAAGCTCGGGCTTGGCACCGTGCTCGGTTATCTGGTCGCCGGTATCATCATCGGGCCGTTCCTGCATCTCGTCACGGATGCGAAGGACATTTTCAATGTCTCGGAACTGGGCGTGGTTTTCCTGCTCTTCATCATCGGTCTGGAACTCAAGCCTTCGCGCATCTGGCAGATGCGCCGCGATATTCTGGGCCTCGGGCTGGCGCAGGTGCTGGTGACCGGCAGCGTGCTGGCTGCGATTGCCTGGTGGGCGGGGCTGATCGATGCGCGCGGCAGCCTTGTCGCCGGTTTCGGCCTTGCGCTTTCCTCCACCGCCTTTGCGCTGCAGATTCTTGAAGACGACGGCGACATGAACACGCGGCACGGCAACCGCTCGTTTTCGATCCTGCTGTTTCAGGATCTCGCCATCGTACCGCTTCTTGCGCTCGTCACCATTCTTTCCAACCGGCCGGATGTGGCTTCGGATTCGATGGTCTACGACCTCGTCGCCTCGGTCGTTGCGGTGGCGGGCATGGTGCTGGCCGGACGCTTCCTGCTGACCCCGATGTTCCAGATCATCGCCCGCACGGGTGCACGCGAAGTCATGATCGCGGCGGCACTCTTCGTCGTCATCGGCGCTGCCGCCGTCATGGAGGCTGTGGGGCTTTCCATGGGCATGGGGGCGCTGCTGGCGGGACTGATGCTGTCGGAATCTTCCTACCGGCATGAGCTGGAAGCCGACATCGAACCGTTTCGCGGGCTGTTACTGGCGCTGTTCTTCATGGCTGTCGGCATGTCGCTGCATGTCAAAATCGTCTATGAGCACATCCTCCTCATCCTGATCGCCGTGCCGGCAATGATGGCGGTCAAGGCCGCACTGATCTACAGCCTTTGCCGCATTGCCGGCTCGTCACGATATGCGTCGAGCCGTATCGCACTCCTTCTGGCGCAGGGCGGTGAATTCGGTTTCGTGCTCTTCACAACGGCAGCCGCCTCCGGGCTGTTTCCACAGGCGACTGCCTCGATCCTCGTCGCCGTCGTCACGCTTTCCATGGCGCTGACGCCGCTTCTGGCGGTGATATCGCGCCGGTTGACGGCGGAGGATGCCGCCGAAGACACGCTGGACGAAGATTTCGACGGGGCTGGCGCGGATGTGCTGATGATCGGCTTTTCGCGCTTCGGCCAGATCGCCTCACAGATCCTTCTCGCAGGCGGACGTGACGTCACCGTCATCGACAGTTCCGCCGATCGCGTGCGTCAGGCCGCACGTTTCGGTTTCCGCATCTTTTTCGGCGACGGCACCCGCAAGGATGTGCTGATCGCCGCCGGCATCGAACGGGCCGATCTGGTGGCGGTCTGCACCCACAAGAAAGAAGTCACCGACCGCATCATCGACATGATCCAGTCGGAATTTCCAAGCGTGCGCATCTATGCCCGCTCTTATGATCGCGTGCATTCCCTCGATCTCAGGAAAAAGGGCGTGGAATACGAACTGCGCGAGACGCTGGAATCCGGCTTGCTGTTCGGGCGGCGCATTCTGGAGGGGCTGGATATGGATGGCGAGCGGGCGCTGGCGATCTCCGACGATATTCGCGAACGTGACGAGGAGCGGCTCCAGCTGCAGGCCGTGGAAGGCCTCGCCGCCGGCCGGCAGATGCTGCACAACAAGCCGGTGCGCGAGGTGAAACCGGAGCCGCTGATGAAGCCGAAGAACAAGGCGGAGAAGCGGGAGGAGGAAGAAGAGGATTTGGAGGACAGCGAGACGGAGGTGTCGCTATAG
- a CDS encoding TldD/PmbA family protein has protein sequence MSSEIDSSKLLDRASELVDLARAAGADEADAVVVRSRSQSVGVRLGKVESTESSESDDFSLRVFVGRRVASVSANPGFDLKTLAERAVAMAKVSPEDPFACLADKERLANSYDDLELFDATEVSSDQLREAALASEEAALAIKGVSNSSGAGASSGMGGLVLATSHGFSGSYMGSRFSRSVSVIAGEGTKMERDYDFDSRLYYTDLDAAEEIGRRAGEKVVRRVGPRQVDTGSNITVVFDPRIARGFVGAIAGAINGASVARKTSFLRDKMGQQVLKKGLYLTDDPQIVRGPSSRPFDGEGVRGEKMTMIEDGVLKHWFLSTSAARELGLETNGRGVRGGTSVSPASTNLALEPGDISPEDLLKQVGSGFYVTELIGHGANMITGEYSCGASGFWIENGEKTFAVSEVTIASNLKDMFMRVTPANDIDRKYGVAASTLAIEGMTIAGK, from the coding sequence ATGTCCTCAGAAATAGATTCTTCCAAACTTCTCGATCGCGCCAGCGAACTTGTCGATCTTGCCCGTGCCGCCGGCGCGGATGAGGCGGATGCCGTTGTCGTGCGCTCCCGCTCGCAATCGGTCGGTGTGCGGCTTGGCAAGGTGGAGAGCACCGAATCGTCGGAAAGCGACGATTTTTCCCTGCGCGTCTTCGTCGGCCGCCGGGTGGCAAGCGTTTCGGCCAATCCGGGCTTTGATCTGAAGACGCTGGCTGAGCGGGCGGTGGCGATGGCGAAGGTCTCGCCGGAAGACCCCTTTGCCTGCCTTGCGGACAAAGAACGGTTGGCGAACTCCTATGACGATCTCGAGCTTTTTGACGCCACCGAGGTTTCGTCCGATCAGCTGCGCGAGGCCGCCCTTGCTTCGGAAGAGGCAGCACTTGCCATCAAGGGTGTCAGCAATTCCTCCGGCGCCGGCGCATCGAGCGGCATGGGCGGCCTCGTCCTTGCCACATCGCACGGTTTTTCCGGCAGCTATATGGGCAGCCGCTTCAGCCGCTCCGTCAGCGTCATCGCCGGTGAAGGCACCAAGATGGAGCGCGACTACGATTTCGACAGCCGCCTTTATTATACCGACCTGGATGCCGCCGAAGAAATCGGCCGCCGTGCCGGTGAAAAAGTCGTGCGGCGCGTCGGCCCCCGTCAGGTCGATACCGGCAGCAACATCACGGTGGTTTTCGATCCCCGCATCGCTCGCGGTTTCGTCGGCGCCATCGCTGGTGCGATCAACGGCGCCTCGGTTGCCCGCAAGACCAGCTTCCTGCGCGATAAGATGGGCCAGCAGGTTCTGAAAAAGGGTCTTTATCTCACCGACGATCCGCAGATCGTCCGCGGCCCGTCCTCCCGTCCCTTCGATGGCGAGGGCGTGCGCGGCGAGAAGATGACGATGATCGAGGACGGCGTGCTGAAACACTGGTTCCTGTCCACCTCGGCGGCGCGGGAGCTTGGCCTTGAAACCAACGGCCGCGGCGTGCGCGGCGGCACCTCTGTCTCGCCGGCCTCCACCAATCTGGCGCTGGAACCGGGTGATATTTCGCCGGAGGATTTGCTGAAACAGGTCGGGTCAGGCTTTTACGTCACCGAATTGATTGGCCACGGCGCCAACATGATAACGGGTGAATATAGCTGCGGCGCGAGCGGTTTCTGGATCGAGAACGGCGAAAAGACCTTTGCGGTTTCCGAGGTGACCATCGCCTCGAACCTGAAGGACATGTTCATGCGGGTCACGCCGGCCAATGATATCGACCGCAAATATGGCGTTGCCGCATCGACGCTTGCGATAGAAGGCATGACGATCGCAGGCAAGTAA
- a CDS encoding 3'(2'),5'-bisphosphate nucleotidase CysQ, which yields MNDMAEARWASDLRLVLEAARKAGETALGFFRKDPEVWWKNGGLSPVSAADYAANEILETILRSARPDYGWLSEETDDDADRLSRSTVFVVDPIDGTRAFIGGRDTWCVSVAVVHEGRPVVAVLVAPALAEEFTALEGGEALKNGQAISVARENAGIFHLAAPEDVIAYLPEEVRAGVKRIPHVPSLAYRLAVVADGRIDGTLVKANSHEWDLAAADLILERAGGQLVGLDGKPLMYNRREVNHPALCAAADYALPALLKAFSHVSDG from the coding sequence ATGAACGATATGGCTGAGGCCCGCTGGGCCTCCGATTTGCGGCTGGTCCTCGAAGCCGCGCGCAAGGCTGGCGAGACGGCTCTCGGTTTCTTCCGCAAGGACCCCGAGGTCTGGTGGAAGAATGGCGGGCTTTCGCCGGTCAGTGCCGCCGACTACGCCGCCAACGAAATTCTCGAAACCATCCTGCGTTCCGCCCGGCCGGATTATGGCTGGCTTTCGGAAGAGACGGATGACGATGCCGACAGGCTTTCCCGCTCCACCGTTTTCGTCGTTGATCCGATCGACGGGACCCGCGCCTTCATTGGCGGCCGGGATACCTGGTGTGTCAGCGTCGCGGTGGTGCATGAGGGGCGGCCGGTCGTTGCGGTCCTTGTTGCTCCGGCGCTTGCCGAGGAATTCACGGCGCTTGAAGGCGGCGAGGCGCTGAAGAACGGGCAGGCCATTTCCGTCGCGCGCGAAAATGCCGGCATCTTCCATCTGGCGGCCCCCGAAGACGTGATCGCTTATCTGCCGGAGGAGGTGCGCGCCGGCGTCAAGCGCATTCCGCACGTGCCTTCGCTCGCCTACCGGCTGGCCGTGGTGGCGGATGGCCGCATCGACGGAACGCTGGTCAAGGCCAATTCCCACGAGTGGGATCTGGCCGCGGCCGACCTCATCCTGGAAAGAGCAGGTGGGCAGCTTGTCGGCCTCGATGGAAAACCTCTGATGTATAATCGCCGTGAGGTGAACCACCCCGCATTGTGCGCCGCAGCAGATTATGCGCTGCCCGCACTTTTGAAAGCGTTTTCACACGTTTCCGACGGTTGA